In one Nicotiana sylvestris chromosome 8, ASM39365v2, whole genome shotgun sequence genomic region, the following are encoded:
- the LOC104233749 gene encoding U4/U6 small nuclear ribonucleoprotein Prp31 homolog, translating to MATLADSFLADLDELSDNEADVLDEENFDADHMEEDGDLADIEALNYDDLDNVSKLQKSRRYIDIMQKVEDALEKESDVTNRGIVLEDDPEYQLIVDCNALSVDIENEIVIIHNFIRDKYRLKFPELESLVHHPIDYARVVKKIGNEMDLTLVDLEGLLPSAIIMVVSVTASTTSGKPLPEDVLQKTVEACDRALALDSAKKKVLDFVESRMGYIAPNLSAVVGSAVAAKLMGTAGGLSSLAKMPACNVQLLGAKKKTLAGFSTATSQFHVGYIEQTETFQSTPPSLRMRAVRLLAAKSTLAARVDSISGDPTGKTGRTLREEIQKKIEKWQEPPPAKQPKPLPVPDSEPKKKRGGRRLRKMKERYAITDMRKLANRMQFGVPEESSLGDGLGEGYGMLGQAGSGKLRVSVGQSKLAAKVAKKFKEKSYGSSGATSGLTSSLAFTPVQGIELSNPQALANQLGSGTQSTYFSETGTFSKIKRT from the exons ATG GCAACTCTTGCTGATTCTTTCCTGGCAGATCTGGACGAGTTGTCCGACAATGAAGCTGATGTTCTT GATGAGGAGAATTTTGATGCTGATCATATGGAGGAAGACGGAGACTTGGCAGACATAGAAGCACTAAATTATGACGATCTAGATAATGTTTCCAAGTTGCAAAAGTCACGTCGCTACATTGACATAATGCAG AAAGTTGAAGATGCACTTGAGAAGGAGTCTGATGTCACAAATAGAGGTATTGTTCTCGAAGATGATCCAGAGTATCAGTTGATAGTAGACTGTAATGCCTTATCAGTTGACATTGAGAATGAAATTGTTATAATCCACAATTTCATACGCGACAAGTATCGATTGAAATTCCCTGAGTTAGAGTCGCTTGTTCATCACCCAATTGATTATGCTCGGGTTGTTAAGAAGATTGGCAACGAAATGGATCTGACTCTTGTTGACTTGGAAGGATTGCTACCCTCGGCTATCATCATGGTTGTCTCTGTTACGGCATCAACTACCAGTGGCAAGCCATTGCCAGAAGATGTTTTACAGAAGACAGTGGAAGCATGTGATAGAGCCCTTGCTCTTGATTCAGCAAAGAAAAAGGTTCTTGATTTTGTTGAGAGTCGAATGGGATATATTGCTCCCAATCTTTCTGCTGTAGTTGGGAGTGCAGTTGCTGCAAAACTTATGGGTACTGCTGGTGGTCTCTCGTCATTGGCAAAAATGCCTGCTTGTAATGTCCAGCTTCTTGGTGCCAAAAAGAAGACTTTAGCAGGGTTCTCCACAGCAACTTCCCAATTTCATGTGGGTTATATTGAGCAAACAGAAACATTTCAGAGTACACCTCCTTCCTTGAGGATGCGGGCCGTTAGACTGCTGGCAGCAAAATCTACATTAGCGGCACGCGTGGATTCAATCAGCGGAGACCCGACTGGAAAAACTGGAAGAACTCTTAGGGAAGAGATCCAGAAAAAGATAGAGAAATGGCAAGAGCCACCTCCTGCAAAGCAGCCAAAGCCTCTTCCAGTTCCTGATTCTGAGCCTAAGAAAAAGAGAGGTGGTCGTCGGCTGAGAAAGATGAAGGAAAG ATATGCTATCACGGACATGCGGAAGCTAGCAAACAGGATGCAGTTTGGAGTACCTGAAGAAAGCTCCTTAG GGGATGGACTAGGGGAGGGCTACGGCATGCTTGGTCAGGCTGGAAGCGGCAAGTTGCGTGTATCAGTTGGTCAAAGCAAGCTTGCTGCCAAAGTAGCAAAGAA attcaaggagaagaGTTATGGAAGCAGTGGTGCCACATCAGGGTTGACTTCAAGTTTGGCCTTCACCCCAGTGCAA GGGATTGAGCTATCAAATCCTCAGGCGCTTGCAAATCAGCTTGGCAGCGGAACTCAAAGCACCTATTTCTCTGAGACTGGAACGTTTTCAAAGATTAAGAGAACATGA